The Kwoniella mangroviensis CBS 8507 chromosome 1 map unlocalized Ctg02, whole genome shotgun sequence genome window below encodes:
- a CDS encoding rRNA 2'-O-methyltransferase fibrillarin has protein sequence MAFGDRGGRGGGRGGGRGGFGGGRGGGGGGRGGFGGGGRGGGGGRGGPRGGGAARGGRGAPRGGAGRGGGRGGKPGMGKKGPGAVTLEPHKHAGVYIAKGKEHLLVTRNMTPGESVYGEKRVSIASTNAEGEEEKIEYRVWNPFRSKLAAGILGGLDNIFIKPGAKVLYLGAASGSSVSHVSDIVGPDGVVYAVEFSHRPGRELIGMAKKRTNVVPIVDDARHPQKYRMLVQMVDVIFADVAQPDQARIIALNAHHFLKNGGGIVISIKANCIDSTAPAAQVFASEVNNMRKEGIKPKEQLTLEPYERDHAIVVGVYERHSGN, from the exons ATGGCTTTCG GTGATCGAGGAGGAcgtggtggtggtcgaggaggtggacgaggaggTTTCGGTGGAGGAcgtggtggtgggggtggtggtagaggtggattcggcggtggtggtagaggaggtggtggtggaaggggtggaCCCAGAGGGGGAGGTGCCGCCAGGGGTGGTCGAGGTGCACCAAGAGGTGGtgctggaagaggtggtggtagaggtggtaaGCCAGGAATGGGTAAGAAGGGACCCGGTGCTGTCACACTCGAACCTCACAAGCACGCCGGTGTATACATCGCCAAGGGTAAAGAACATCTATTGGTCACTAGGAATATGACTCCAGGAGAATCGGTATACGGTGAAAAGAGAGTATCAATCGCTTCGACGAatgctgaaggtgaagaagagaaaatcgAATACAGAGTCTGGAATCCTTTCAGAAGTAAATTGGCAGCTGGTATCTTGGGTGGTTTGGATAACATCTTT ATCAAACCAGGTGCTAAAGTGCTCTATCTCGGTGCTGCTTCCGGTTCTTCCGTCTCTCACGTATCTGATATCGTCGGTCCAGATGGTGTAGTATACGCTGTTGAGTTCTCCCACCGACCAGGTCGAGAATTGATCGGTATGGCTAAGAAGAGGACGAACGTTGTTC CAATCGTTGATGATGCCCGACACCCTCAAAAATACCGAATGCTCGTCCAAATGGTTGACGTAATCTTCGCCGATGTTGCTCAACCTGATCAAGCGAGAATCATCGCTTTGAACGCTCATCATTTCCTAAAGAACGGTGGTGGTATCGTCATTTCTATCAAGGCGAACTGTATTGATTCTACCGCTCCTGCCGCTCAGGTATTCGCTAGTGAGGTCAACAACatgaggaaagagggtaTCAAACCTAAGG AACAACTTACTCTTGAACCTTATGAACGAGATCACGCCATCGTAGTAGGTGTATACGAGAGACATTCAGGTAACTAG